One region of Sulfuriroseicoccus oceanibius genomic DNA includes:
- a CDS encoding IS110 family transposase, translated as MNTQNKHYIGVDVSKDKLDFYHPKTKRSWTVPNTPSKVKSELLKLSKQQDEIHIICEPTGGYEKCLLAQALELNIPISLVNPKRARAFAEAMGISAKTDAMDATVLSRFGESITPASRVKPTALQEKMSAIARIKDRFTRQAAAQKTALQKVTDSFVKKELKTQIQSLERAIARCQKQLDTLIAKDAVLREKKRKIESIKGLGLAASTVFLSEMPELGAITDNQASALVGVAPFNKDTGTHSGKRHVRGGRHLLRRSLYMPALCATNHNPILKEFYGRLIAKGKPHHVAITAVIRKLVRLVNRLLSDPNFEPIKQN; from the coding sequence ATGAACACTCAGAACAAACACTATATCGGCGTCGATGTCAGCAAAGATAAACTCGACTTTTATCACCCCAAAACAAAGCGCTCCTGGACCGTTCCCAACACTCCATCAAAGGTAAAATCGGAGCTCCTCAAGCTATCCAAACAACAGGACGAAATCCACATCATCTGTGAGCCTACCGGTGGCTATGAAAAGTGCCTCCTCGCTCAAGCATTGGAGCTAAACATTCCCATCAGCCTGGTTAATCCAAAGCGAGCACGAGCATTTGCCGAGGCCATGGGAATCTCAGCGAAAACTGACGCGATGGATGCCACGGTCTTGTCTCGCTTCGGAGAGTCGATCACCCCGGCATCCCGCGTAAAACCTACAGCTCTGCAGGAGAAGATGTCAGCGATCGCCAGGATTAAGGATCGTTTCACCCGCCAAGCTGCAGCTCAGAAAACGGCCCTTCAAAAGGTCACCGACAGCTTTGTGAAGAAGGAGCTCAAGACCCAAATCCAAAGCCTTGAGCGAGCGATTGCTCGTTGCCAAAAGCAACTCGACACACTCATTGCGAAAGACGCCGTGCTGCGTGAGAAGAAGCGCAAAATCGAGTCGATCAAAGGACTTGGTCTGGCTGCATCCACGGTCTTCTTGTCTGAAATGCCAGAACTGGGCGCAATCACCGACAACCAGGCTTCGGCTTTAGTTGGAGTTGCGCCATTCAACAAAGACACCGGCACTCATAGCGGCAAGAGGCACGTCCGCGGAGGAAGGCATTTACTCCGGCGCAGCCTCTACATGCCTGCTCTATGCGCCACGAACCACAACCCGATTTTGAAGGAATTTTATGGCCGTCTGATCGCCAAAGGAAAACCTCATCATGTCGCCATCACCGCCGTGATCCGAAAGCTTGTCAGACTCGTAAACCGCCTTCTTTCCGACCCCAATTTCGAGCCGATAAAACAAAATTAG
- a CDS encoding type IV pilus assembly protein FimV: protein MNLFPTCALLMVTAFTLNAQEPVSSDPPTEPEAPTTPADPTPADPTPADPAPASESPAPTEELELPEHPGFSWWRIPELKGAILVPEGWHTKAHPSDESLAYFITKSEIDDDNPSFDTGLSLNVFLKAKETLGKDALKWATDYRRTAASKGKVLESWEKARGPFKSLGLRLRVSDAEGGIVMHHLFVINPKTDTLYFYFFEAPEKQWPAAWKKGELMMKTLLIDDEV, encoded by the coding sequence ATGAATCTCTTTCCCACCTGCGCCCTGCTGATGGTCACCGCGTTCACCTTGAACGCCCAGGAACCCGTATCCAGCGACCCGCCAACCGAACCCGAGGCACCCACCACACCGGCCGATCCCACACCGGCCGATCCCACACCGGCCGATCCCGCGCCGGCATCCGAGTCCCCCGCTCCGACGGAGGAACTCGAACTGCCCGAGCACCCCGGCTTCTCATGGTGGCGCATCCCGGAGCTCAAGGGCGCCATACTCGTGCCCGAGGGCTGGCACACCAAAGCCCACCCCAGCGACGAGTCGCTCGCCTATTTCATCACCAAAAGCGAAATCGACGACGACAACCCGTCGTTCGACACCGGCCTCTCATTGAATGTCTTCCTCAAGGCCAAGGAAACCTTGGGTAAAGACGCGCTCAAGTGGGCGACCGACTACCGCCGCACCGCCGCCTCCAAAGGCAAAGTCCTCGAATCGTGGGAAAAGGCCCGCGGACCGTTCAAATCGCTCGGCCTCCGCCTGCGCGTATCCGACGCCGAGGGCGGCATCGTCATGCACCACCTCTTCGTCATCAACCCGAAGACCGACACGCTCTACTTCTACTTCTTCGAGGCCCCAGAGAAGCAATGGCCCGCCGCATGGAAGAAAGGCGAACTCATGATGAAGACACTGCTGATCGATGATGAGGTGTGA